From the genome of Synergistaceae bacterium, one region includes:
- a CDS encoding MFS transporter → MSQFALFFTKRFMPLFMTQFLGAFNDNFFKSALMMLITYKLGDETGLDPRILVNAAAGIFILPFFIFAPTASDLADRLDRSYLMRWVKVAEIIIMGGAALGFILNNLWLLIIVLFMMGAQSAFFSPAKYSILPQHLSENELIAGNGLIQMGTYLAILTGTIAGGLLILREGGIYLVGFGAVFIAIAGWVSSLFIPPTTPIDSTRKVSFRLVSRTIEMFREIWPMKKVFCSMLAISWFWLVGSVFLAQFPTYSRLILGTDESVATSFLAIFSCGIGLGSMACNSILKGKITTKYVPSAAYGIAISSVLLWYVSDRPPVDSSAQVIGALEFFSRPENFMITACLFMIAFCGGLYIVPLYAVMQNKAPESKVSGVIACSNITDSIFMAVAALGASVLIGWGVSIPQLFLTMGPTTFIVGLLVGMI, encoded by the coding sequence ATGAGTCAATTTGCTTTATTCTTCACTAAAAGATTTATGCCGTTGTTCATGACTCAATTTTTAGGAGCCTTCAACGACAATTTTTTCAAGAGTGCGCTAATGATGTTAATCACCTACAAATTAGGCGATGAAACCGGCTTAGATCCTCGAATACTTGTAAATGCTGCTGCCGGAATATTTATACTGCCGTTCTTTATTTTTGCGCCGACAGCGAGTGATTTAGCAGACAGACTCGACCGTTCATATTTAATGCGCTGGGTAAAGGTTGCAGAAATAATTATTATGGGCGGTGCTGCACTTGGATTTATACTCAATAATTTATGGCTGTTAATTATAGTTTTGTTCATGATGGGTGCTCAGTCAGCGTTTTTCAGTCCTGCGAAGTATAGCATTTTGCCTCAGCACTTGTCCGAAAATGAATTAATCGCTGGCAATGGTTTAATACAAATGGGCACATATTTAGCGATTCTTACGGGAACGATAGCGGGCGGTTTATTAATTTTGCGTGAAGGCGGTATTTATTTAGTCGGCTTTGGAGCTGTATTTATTGCTATTGCGGGATGGGTGAGCAGTTTATTTATTCCTCCTACAACGCCGATAGACTCGACTCGAAAAGTTTCATTCAGGCTGGTATCGCGCACAATTGAAATGTTTAGAGAGATTTGGCCGATGAAAAAAGTATTTTGCTCAATGCTTGCTATTTCGTGGTTTTGGCTGGTCGGTTCTGTATTTCTTGCGCAATTTCCGACATATTCAAGACTTATACTCGGCACAGATGAGAGCGTTGCAACAAGTTTTCTTGCGATATTTTCATGCGGTATAGGCTTAGGGTCAATGGCCTGCAATTCGATTCTGAAGGGTAAAATCACGACAAAATATGTTCCTTCGGCTGCGTATGGGATTGCAATATCGAGTGTTTTATTATGGTACGTCAGCGATAGGCCGCCGGTTGACTCAAGCGCGCAGGTTATTGGGGCATTAGAATTTTTCTCGCGACCTGAAAATTTCATGATTACTGCGTGTTTATTTATGATTGCTTTCTGCGGAGGGTTATATATTGTTCCGTTGTATGCTGTCATGCAAAATAAAGCTCCTGAGTCAAAAGTTTCTGGCGTTATAGCGTGTTCAAATATAACTGACTCGATTTTTATGGCTGTTGCTGCACTGGGCGCAAGTGTATTAATCGGCTGGGGAGTGAGTATCCCGCAATTATTCTTGACGATGGGGCCGACAACTTTTATTGTAGGTCTGCTCGTAGGAATGATTTAA
- the cysS gene encoding cysteine--tRNA ligase, giving the protein MSLVLFNDLTRKKEEFTPITPGQVSFYSCGPTVYDYFHIGNARPFIVFDVLRRWLEHEGYKVKFVQNFTDIDDKMIHRAHQENITVPELAERFINEYNKDADALGIHKPDVAPRATDHIPEIINTISRIIANGHAYESNGDVYFDVRSWPKYGSLCKQNLEDLESGARVQPGEKKKDPLDFALWKAEKPGEPSWDSPWGKGRPGWHIECSAMSSKYLGDNIDIHSGGVDLMFPHHENEAAQSEAASNSGRPFVNYWLHNGFLLIDSEKMSKSLGNFLTARAALQKYNPLALRFFMLSAHYRSPINFTTESLEQAEAGVMRLRNCLSDLDFAAENRVSESSDFNVEKFDSQLKELDSQFSDSMNDDFNTAAAIGILFDVVHLINTSLKENETLPAEFFNLAKKYLADYDKILGVIGSDDNESDSESKEIEALIQERTQARKAKNFARSDEIRDMLKSRGIILEDTPQGTKWKREI; this is encoded by the coding sequence TTGAGTCTCGTACTATTTAATGACTTAACACGTAAGAAAGAAGAATTTACACCCATTACCCCAGGCCAAGTGAGTTTTTACTCATGCGGCCCGACCGTTTATGATTATTTCCATATCGGGAATGCACGCCCGTTTATAGTCTTTGATGTATTAAGACGCTGGCTCGAACACGAAGGCTATAAAGTTAAATTTGTGCAGAATTTTACTGATATTGACGATAAAATGATTCATCGCGCTCATCAGGAAAATATTACTGTCCCCGAACTCGCAGAAAGATTCATAAACGAGTACAACAAAGACGCAGACGCACTCGGCATTCATAAACCGGACGTAGCACCGCGCGCAACTGATCACATACCGGAAATAATAAATACTATTTCACGAATAATCGCTAACGGCCACGCATACGAGTCAAACGGAGACGTATATTTTGACGTTAGAAGCTGGCCTAAATACGGGAGTCTCTGCAAACAAAATCTCGAAGACTTAGAGTCAGGCGCAAGAGTCCAGCCAGGCGAAAAGAAAAAAGATCCCCTCGACTTTGCACTATGGAAAGCAGAGAAACCCGGCGAACCTTCATGGGATAGTCCATGGGGCAAAGGCCGTCCCGGTTGGCATATTGAATGTTCTGCAATGTCATCAAAATATTTGGGCGACAATATTGACATTCATTCGGGCGGTGTTGATTTAATGTTCCCTCACCACGAGAACGAAGCCGCACAGAGTGAAGCCGCGTCAAATTCCGGCCGTCCATTCGTAAATTATTGGCTGCATAATGGATTCTTGTTAATCGACAGCGAGAAAATGTCTAAATCTCTCGGAAATTTCTTAACCGCACGGGCAGCACTTCAGAAATATAACCCTCTTGCATTGCGATTCTTCATGTTGAGCGCACACTATAGAAGCCCGATAAATTTCACGACTGAATCTCTTGAACAGGCCGAAGCAGGAGTCATGAGATTACGAAATTGTTTGAGCGATTTAGATTTTGCCGCAGAAAATAGAGTCAGTGAGTCAAGCGATTTCAACGTAGAAAAATTTGACTCTCAGCTCAAAGAGTTAGACTCGCAATTTTCTGACTCAATGAATGACGATTTTAATACAGCTGCTGCAATCGGAATATTATTTGATGTCGTTCACCTGATTAACACCAGCTTGAAGGAAAATGAGACTCTGCCGGCTGAATTCTTTAATCTCGCAAAAAAATATCTCGCTGATTATGACAAAATTTTAGGTGTTATCGGAAGTGATGACAACGAGTCAGACTCAGAGAGCAAAGAAATTGAAGCACTCATTCAGGAACGCACGCAGGCAAGAAAGGCGAAAAATTTTGCACGTTCCGACGAAATTAGAGACATGCTTAAATCGCGCGGAATAATCCTTGAGGACACACCGCAGGGCACTAAATGGAAGCGGGAAATATAA
- a CDS encoding type II toxin-antitoxin system HicB family antitoxin, with amino-acid sequence MSDLNILCYKDYYTRIEFSAPDKILYGRLLGITDFVDFMSESAEGIIKEFHSAVDDYIEFCRELGKEPEKPSSLPLTDDYNDSQTKIAV; translated from the coding sequence ATGTCAGATCTTAATATTTTGTGCTACAAGGACTATTACACCAGAATCGAATTTAGCGCACCTGATAAAATTTTATATGGCAGATTACTTGGTATAACAGATTTTGTTGATTTCATGAGTGAGTCAGCTGAAGGAATTATCAAAGAATTTCACAGCGCAGTCGATGATTATATCGAATTTTGCCGCGAATTAGGCAAGGAGCCTGAGAAGCCGTCTTCACTGCCCTTAACTGATGATTATAATGACTCGCAGACAAAAATCGCTGTTTAA
- a CDS encoding type II toxin-antitoxin system HicB family antitoxin encodes MTTNILTYKGYYTKIRFSAEDNVLHGILEDIGDLVNFESNTVEGIIKEFHSAVDDYIEFCREWGKEPEKPSSLPLTDDYNDSQTKIAV; translated from the coding sequence ATGACAACTAACATTTTGACGTATAAAGGCTACTATACGAAGATTCGCTTCAGCGCAGAAGATAATGTATTACACGGTATTCTGGAAGATATTGGCGATCTCGTAAATTTTGAGAGCAACACTGTTGAGGGAATTATCAAAGAATTTCACAGCGCAGTTGATGATTATATCGAATTTTGCCGCGAATGGGGCAAGGAGCCTGAGAAACCGTCTTCACTGCCCTTAACTGACGATTATAATGACTCGCAGACAAAGATCGCCGTTTAA
- a CDS encoding type II toxin-antitoxin system HicA family toxin, whose translation MLSRFGFNESNKGKTSGSRVKFERGDGKFILLHKPHPGDVMSSGNVEDLINFLRKLGEI comes from the coding sequence TTGCTAAGTAGATTCGGCTTTAATGAGAGTAACAAGGGTAAAACGTCGGGATCTCGTGTAAAATTTGAGAGAGGAGACGGAAAATTTATTTTGCTTCACAAACCGCACCCTGGAGATGTAATGTCTTCAGGAAATGTTGAAGATCTGATTAATTTTTTGAGAAAGCTAGGCGAAATATAA